The stretch of DNA ACGCATCTGGATCGGCATTGTCGGGTCCAGCCTGTTTGTGGCTGCCATGTTGCTGCGCATCGGCGTACGCCTGACCGCGCGGATGCGATCACAAACGGTGCCCCAAGGCTAAACCAGAGATGACGCAGGAGATTCCGGCGGTATAGTAGCTCCCGAAAAGACCATTTATCTCCCGCACAGAAAGAGAGGCACCCGCTTAACGAGGTGCGTCCGTGCGGGCTAAACATATTCAGGGAGACGACCATGGCCTGGAATTTCGGCGACATCCTCGACACCATTGCCCCGGTACTGCCGGGCGACAAACCAGCCCTCATCCATATTGCAAAAGACGGCACGGCCCAGATCAAGTCCTGGACGGAGTTTGACGCCCGCTCAAACAACCTGGCACGTCAGCTCATCGAGCGTGGCGCCAAGCCCGGCGACAAGGTCGCGTTTTACATGCGCAACCGCTCCGAATATGCCGAGCTGCTGGCCGCCTGCTTCAAGGCCCGCCTCACCCACGTCAACGTCAACTACCGCTACCAGCCTGACGAACTGCACTACATCTTCGACAACTCCGACGCTCAGACCATCGTCTATGGCGAAGAGTTTGCCGACAACATTGCAGAGCTAAAACCCCGCCTCGGCAAAGTCGGCACGTTCCTCGAAGTGACCGAGGGCACACCCGCCAATGATTTCGCGGAGCGATACGAAGACCTCACCCAGATCGGCAATGGTGGCGCCCTGGGCATCGAACGCTCCGGCGACGACCAGCTGTTCCTCTACACCGGCGGCACCACCGGCATGCCCAAGGGCGTGATGTGGCCGGCGGATGATCTGCGCGAAGCCCAGCTCTATGCCCTGCGTGCACTCGGTGAAGTGCCTGAGACACTTGAACAGCTCTCCGCGGCCATCAAGGAAACCGGCACCGGCGCGGGCCCGTTCATTCCCGCCTGCCCCATGATGCATGGCACCGGCCTCTTTACCGCCATCGGCAACATGATGAATGGCGGCTGCATCGTCACGCTCGATAACGAGAACCTTGATCCCCACGCCATCTGGAAGGCCGTGAACGATTACAAGGTCGAACAGATCGCCATCGTGGGCGATACCTTCGCCAAGCCCATGCTGAAGGCCCTGGAAGATGAGCCCGGCAAATATGATCTGTCGTCACTGGTCAGCATCATTTCATCCGGCGTCATGTGGTCCCTTGAAGTGAAGCGCGACATGATTCCGCACATGCCCCAGGCCATGCTGATGGACAGCTTCGGCTCCTCTGAAGGCATCGGCTTTGGTAGTTCGATCTTCACCTCCGACGGCGAAGTCAAAACCGCCAAGTTCCAGATCGGCGAACGCTGCAAGGTGTTCGACGAAGACGATCAGGAAGTGCAGCCGGGCTCCGGCAAGTCCGGTGTCATCGCCGTCGCCCAGCCCATTCCCCTTGGCTACTACAAGGACGAAGAAAAAACGGCCAAAACCTTCCGCACCATCAACGGCATGCGCTATTCGATCCCCGGTGATTTCTGCACTGTGGAAGAAGACGGCACGTTGACCCTGCTGGGACGCGGCTCCGTGTGCATCAACACCGGTGGTGAGAAGGTCTACCCGGAAGAAGTGGAAGAAGCGCTGAAGACGCATCCCGCCGTGGAGGATGCCCTTGTGGTCGGCCTGCCCGACGAGAAATGGGGCCAGGCCATCACCGGCGTCATCACCATGGCGTCCGGCCAGTCCGCCGACGAAGCAACTCTGATTGCCCATGTGAAGGACAACCTTGCCCACTACAAGGCACCCAAGCGCGTGCTGGTGGCAGCAGACGCCTTCCGTGCGCCAAATGGCAAAGCGGACTACAAGGGCGCGACAAGTTTCGCA from Pyruvatibacter sp. HU-CL02332 encodes:
- a CDS encoding acyl-CoA synthetase is translated as MAWNFGDILDTIAPVLPGDKPALIHIAKDGTAQIKSWTEFDARSNNLARQLIERGAKPGDKVAFYMRNRSEYAELLAACFKARLTHVNVNYRYQPDELHYIFDNSDAQTIVYGEEFADNIAELKPRLGKVGTFLEVTEGTPANDFAERYEDLTQIGNGGALGIERSGDDQLFLYTGGTTGMPKGVMWPADDLREAQLYALRALGEVPETLEQLSAAIKETGTGAGPFIPACPMMHGTGLFTAIGNMMNGGCIVTLDNENLDPHAIWKAVNDYKVEQIAIVGDTFAKPMLKALEDEPGKYDLSSLVSIISSGVMWSLEVKRDMIPHMPQAMLMDSFGSSEGIGFGSSIFTSDGEVKTAKFQIGERCKVFDEDDQEVQPGSGKSGVIAVAQPIPLGYYKDEEKTAKTFRTINGMRYSIPGDFCTVEEDGTLTLLGRGSVCINTGGEKVYPEEVEEALKTHPAVEDALVVGLPDEKWGQAITGVITMASGQSADEATLIAHVKDNLAHYKAPKRVLVAADAFRAPNGKADYKGATSFAKQELGVAS